Proteins encoded together in one Synechococcus sp. BL107 window:
- a CDS encoding PHP domain-containing protein has protein sequence MSHPLREVLTQVASDSCPGSFNFHCHTVCSDGSLEPIELIQQATTLGLSHLAVTDHHSSHAHAPMQAWLDQRRNLGDRVPTLWSGMEISALLKGCLVHVLALGFELDHGALAPYNQGDAVVGVLLRAEAVVEAIHQAGGLAVLAHPARYRLSHGVLLEEAARLGFDGGEAWYDYDMNPAWSPSPLICESIDRQLANLGLLRTCGTDSHGIDLYGR, from the coding sequence ATGAGTCATCCGCTGCGCGAGGTTCTAACCCAAGTGGCGTCGGATAGTTGTCCTGGCTCCTTCAATTTTCATTGCCACACCGTCTGCAGTGATGGAAGCCTCGAACCCATCGAGTTGATTCAACAGGCCACCACATTGGGCTTGAGCCATTTGGCCGTTACAGATCACCACAGCTCCCATGCCCACGCACCCATGCAGGCCTGGCTTGACCAGCGTCGCAACTTGGGGGATCGCGTGCCGACCCTTTGGAGTGGCATGGAGATCAGTGCCCTGCTGAAGGGCTGTTTGGTTCATGTTCTGGCGCTCGGCTTTGAGCTGGATCATGGGGCATTAGCCCCTTACAACCAAGGTGATGCCGTGGTCGGAGTGCTCCTGCGCGCCGAAGCTGTTGTGGAAGCGATTCATCAGGCTGGAGGATTAGCAGTGCTCGCCCATCCAGCTCGCTACCGGTTGAGCCATGGGGTTTTGCTTGAGGAAGCCGCACGGCTTGGCTTCGATGGAGGTGAAGCTTGGTATGACTACGACATGAATCCAGCCTGGTCTCCTAGTCCTCTGATCTGCGAATCCATTGATCGACAGCTGGCCAACCTTGGCCTTTTGCGTACGTGTGGCACAGATAGTCATGGAATTGACCTCTATGGCCGCTAA
- the dacB gene encoding D-alanyl-D-alanine carboxypeptidase/D-alanyl-D-alanine-endopeptidase yields the protein MRCFTALVLLSSLHATGADATPLLAPPPVQQRQGRALLGMGPLCPALQRSVEIAVGSESRAWSISVVDDRGQLLADLNGGLARIPASNQKLVSTAFALDRLGPDFRLRTQLLRHPNGSLELVGEGDPDLSIAEVQRIAMVALGQGGSRGASASTAPVSLIVREEPRQRWWPSDWHPSDRSYAYGAPITRLALTSNALHMAVMNPVARLQRVLDLAIRRQGGQVQLDLVDHDRSVVAASTSRNIQDSTLQSSTLQNSVVLHSEESAPMHALLSLANTESHNFTAEVLMREAANSWDPGRASLITTRWLQSQGVPMAGVRIRDGSGLSRGNRLTSRAISTLLWRMAQHPLGSYYQASMAIAGQRGTLRNRFRTPSLYGRFWGKTGTLSGVKSTSGVLETQNGPRYVSMISNGGLAPNAVMGDVLLASQRVSQCPSWNGNEMMNGVRD from the coding sequence ATGCGCTGCTTCACGGCCCTGGTTCTGCTGTCGTCGCTCCACGCCACTGGAGCTGATGCCACGCCATTACTTGCACCCCCTCCCGTTCAACAACGTCAGGGTCGCGCTCTCCTCGGCATGGGCCCTCTCTGTCCTGCCCTCCAACGATCGGTGGAGATTGCAGTGGGATCCGAGAGTCGAGCCTGGAGCATCAGTGTGGTCGACGACCGCGGTCAATTACTGGCGGATCTCAATGGAGGACTCGCACGGATTCCGGCGTCGAACCAAAAGCTTGTCAGTACTGCCTTTGCCCTCGATCGTCTTGGTCCGGACTTTCGTTTACGCACCCAGCTTCTACGGCATCCCAACGGCAGCTTGGAACTCGTCGGCGAAGGGGATCCCGATTTGAGCATTGCTGAGGTGCAACGCATCGCGATGGTGGCACTTGGGCAAGGTGGCTCCCGTGGCGCATCAGCCTCAACGGCACCGGTCTCCCTGATCGTTCGCGAAGAACCCCGTCAGCGTTGGTGGCCTAGCGATTGGCATCCTTCTGATCGTTCCTACGCCTACGGGGCACCCATAACCCGGTTAGCCCTCACGAGTAATGCGCTTCACATGGCTGTGATGAACCCTGTAGCTCGATTACAGAGGGTTCTGGATTTGGCGATTCGTCGTCAAGGCGGACAAGTCCAGCTTGATTTGGTGGATCACGACCGTTCGGTGGTCGCGGCATCAACCTCACGCAACATTCAAGACAGCACTTTGCAAAGCAGCACTTTGCAAAACAGCGTTGTGTTGCACAGCGAGGAATCGGCCCCCATGCATGCCTTGCTCAGCCTGGCCAATACCGAAAGTCATAACTTCACGGCAGAAGTATTGATGCGCGAAGCTGCAAATAGCTGGGATCCTGGACGGGCTTCACTGATCACTACCCGTTGGCTGCAATCCCAAGGTGTTCCAATGGCAGGCGTGCGTATCCGTGATGGCAGTGGGTTGTCCCGTGGCAATCGTCTGACCAGTCGAGCCATTTCAACCTTGCTTTGGCGCATGGCACAGCATCCACTCGGCAGCTACTACCAGGCCTCGATGGCGATTGCAGGCCAACGAGGAACCCTCAGAAATCGGTTCAGAACACCATCGCTTTATGGACGTTTCTGGGGAAAAACAGGAACGTTGTCTGGAGTGAAATCAACCTCAGGGGTTCTTGAAACCCAGAATGGTCCCCGTTACGTGAGCATGATCTCGAACGGGGGTTTAGCCCCCAATGCCGTGATGGGGGACGTGCTTCTAGCGAGTCAGCGGGTTAGCCAATGCCCTTCATGGAACGGAAACGAGATGATGAACGGCGTCCGCGATTGA
- a CDS encoding cryptochrome/photolyase family protein has translation MEITLVYPHQLFAEHPAIQRGRGVALIEDPLFFGTDPLWPIKVHCQRLLLHRLSMAAYADELRNKGFSVQVQRHDSAVDTNGHLRLLHAAGYRRFHVADPVDHLLEKRLKAFIDENNCQLEVVDTPLLLTPKLVSEKHFGNGKKPLMAKFYEMQRKRLNILIDADGSPRGGQWSFDADNRKKLPKGIIVPPVPVSTPCDDHGSMLEQLRTEQLPLLGDGDQFNYPINHEQAALWLDQFLDDRFKDFGAYEDAISRHHRVMWHGVLTPMLNIGLLTPRQILDRTLECADKNNIPLNSLEGFIRQIIGWREFMAVMYRRHGVEMRNGNFWQFEDRPIPDAFYTGTTGLPPIDDAIKHALQTGYCHHIERLMLLGNMMQLCGFHPNRVYVWFMELFVDAYDWVMVPNVYGMSQFADGGIFTTKPYVSGSNYVRKMSDYPKGPWCEIWDGLFWSFIKKHETFFRSQYRLAMMARNLDRMAPETLEVHQRRAHEFLDGLN, from the coding sequence GTGGAGATCACTCTTGTTTACCCGCATCAGCTGTTTGCGGAACACCCAGCGATTCAACGCGGCCGTGGCGTAGCACTGATCGAGGACCCGCTTTTTTTTGGAACCGATCCTTTGTGGCCGATCAAGGTTCATTGCCAACGGTTGTTGCTTCATCGTTTGTCGATGGCGGCCTATGCCGATGAGCTCCGGAATAAGGGTTTTTCAGTGCAGGTTCAGCGTCATGACAGTGCCGTTGATACGAACGGTCATCTAAGGCTTCTTCATGCTGCTGGTTATCGACGGTTTCACGTAGCGGATCCTGTTGATCACCTACTGGAAAAACGTTTAAAGGCTTTCATCGATGAAAACAATTGTCAGCTAGAGGTCGTAGATACTCCTCTACTTCTCACACCTAAGTTGGTTAGTGAGAAACATTTTGGCAATGGAAAAAAACCGTTGATGGCCAAGTTTTATGAGATGCAGCGTAAAAGGCTAAATATTTTGATCGATGCTGATGGCTCTCCCCGTGGCGGGCAGTGGAGTTTTGATGCTGATAATCGAAAGAAATTGCCCAAGGGAATCATTGTTCCTCCTGTGCCTGTATCCACGCCATGTGACGATCACGGTTCGATGCTGGAGCAGCTGAGAACGGAACAATTACCCCTTCTTGGAGATGGGGACCAATTCAATTATCCGATCAATCATGAACAGGCTGCTCTTTGGTTGGATCAATTTCTGGATGATCGGTTCAAAGATTTTGGAGCTTATGAAGATGCCATTAGTCGACACCACCGAGTGATGTGGCATGGCGTTTTAACTCCCATGCTGAATATTGGATTGCTAACACCACGTCAAATCCTCGATCGCACCTTGGAATGTGCGGATAAAAATAATATTCCTCTGAATTCTTTGGAAGGATTTATCCGACAAATCATTGGTTGGCGTGAATTTATGGCTGTGATGTATCGCCGTCATGGGGTGGAAATGCGCAATGGCAATTTTTGGCAGTTTGAAGATCGACCGATCCCTGATGCTTTTTATACGGGTACTACAGGATTGCCTCCAATTGACGATGCCATCAAGCATGCATTGCAAACAGGATATTGCCATCACATTGAGCGATTAATGCTCCTTGGAAACATGATGCAGCTCTGTGGGTTTCATCCGAATCGTGTTTATGTGTGGTTTATGGAGTTATTTGTTGATGCTTATGACTGGGTGATGGTTCCAAATGTTTATGGGATGAGTCAATTCGCAGATGGGGGAATCTTCACCACAAAACCCTATGTATCTGGTTCTAATTACGTCCGTAAAATGTCGGATTACCCGAAAGGTCCTTGGTGCGAGATCTGGGATGGGTTGTTTTGGAGCTTTATCAAGAAGCACGAGACATTCTTTCGAAGCCAATATCGACTCGCCATGATGGCCCGCAATTTGGACCGAATGGCACCAGAAACCCTGGAAGTCCATCAACGCCGGGCGCATGAGTTTCTTGACGGGTTGAACTGA
- the uvrC gene encoding excinuclease ABC subunit UvrC: protein MADSISGTPLLTQPERLERRLKDIPAEPGCYLMRDGDDRILYVGKSKTLRSRVRSYFRSRHDLSPRIRLMTRQVCEIEFIVTDSEAEALALESNLIKNHQPHFNVLLKDDKKYPYLCITWSEAYPRIFITRRRRFRSPLDRFYGPYVDVGLLRRTLFLVKRVFPLRQRPRPLHQDRTCLNYSIGRCPGVCQEMISSDDYHRTLRKVAMVFQGRSDELQHLLQEQMQKYADRTDYESAARVRDQLHGLDQLTADQKMSLPDSSVSRDVLALACDERLAAVQLFQMRAGKLVGRLGYTADASGLSPGLILQRVIEEHYSQVDAVEVPPQLLVQHPLPQQLLLEEWLTEQRERKVQIHCPQRRQKADLIELVQRNAEFELLRAKQGQEQQALSTEDLAQLLDLPLPPRRIEGYDISHIQGSDAVASQVVFIDGLPAKQHYRKYKIQSSSIRAGHSDDFMAMAEIMRRRFRRWARAKADGVDLGALRQKGGSALQTDGLNDWPDLVMIDGGKGQLSAVMEALRELNLHDDLNVCSLAKQREEVFLPGESQPLESEADQLGVALLRRLRDEAHRFAVSFHRQQRGERMKRSRLSDIPGLGAKRVRDLLSHFHSIDAIQLASVDTLAKAPGVGPVLAQDIFNFFHPTNENNDSLPSHLEEHQLEHSA, encoded by the coding sequence TTGGCTGACTCAATCTCAGGCACGCCGCTGCTCACCCAGCCGGAGCGTCTGGAACGACGCTTAAAAGATATTCCTGCTGAACCCGGTTGTTACCTGATGCGTGATGGTGACGACCGCATTTTATATGTCGGAAAATCAAAAACCTTGCGCAGTCGAGTGCGCAGTTATTTTCGCAGTCGTCACGATCTTTCTCCGCGTATTCGCTTGATGACGCGGCAGGTTTGTGAAATTGAATTCATCGTTACCGATAGCGAAGCAGAGGCTCTTGCCCTTGAATCCAATCTCATCAAAAACCATCAGCCCCATTTTAATGTATTACTTAAGGACGATAAGAAATATCCTTATCTATGTATTACTTGGAGCGAAGCTTATCCGCGAATCTTCATCACAAGACGTCGTCGTTTTAGGAGCCCCTTGGATCGTTTTTATGGGCCTTATGTGGATGTTGGGCTGTTGCGACGAACATTGTTCCTCGTCAAACGTGTCTTCCCATTGCGTCAAAGACCGAGACCTCTGCATCAGGATCGCACCTGTTTGAATTACAGCATTGGCCGCTGTCCTGGAGTCTGTCAGGAGATGATCAGCTCCGATGATTACCACCGGACATTGCGCAAGGTTGCAATGGTTTTCCAGGGTCGAAGTGACGAATTACAGCATCTTCTGCAGGAGCAAATGCAGAAGTATGCCGATCGTACAGATTATGAATCAGCGGCCCGTGTGCGTGATCAGCTTCACGGGTTAGATCAACTCACAGCTGATCAGAAGATGAGCCTCCCCGACTCATCGGTCAGCCGTGATGTTCTTGCTTTGGCCTGTGATGAGCGGCTCGCTGCAGTTCAGTTGTTTCAGATGCGCGCTGGGAAACTTGTTGGGCGGCTTGGCTATACAGCCGATGCCTCTGGTCTGTCTCCTGGACTGATTTTGCAACGTGTCATTGAGGAGCACTACAGCCAAGTGGATGCTGTGGAAGTTCCACCCCAGCTACTTGTGCAGCATCCTCTGCCTCAACAATTGTTGCTGGAGGAATGGCTCACGGAGCAACGTGAACGCAAGGTTCAAATTCATTGCCCCCAACGTCGACAAAAAGCCGACTTAATTGAATTAGTTCAGCGCAATGCTGAATTTGAGTTGCTTCGGGCCAAACAAGGTCAGGAACAACAAGCCCTATCCACGGAAGACTTGGCTCAACTTCTTGATCTCCCACTTCCTCCTCGGAGAATCGAGGGATACGACATCAGCCATATCCAAGGCAGTGATGCGGTGGCCTCACAGGTGGTGTTTATCGATGGTTTGCCGGCGAAACAGCACTACCGCAAATACAAAATTCAAAGCAGCAGCATCCGTGCGGGCCATAGCGATGACTTCATGGCGATGGCCGAAATTATGCGAAGGCGGTTTCGCCGCTGGGCACGGGCAAAAGCTGATGGGGTTGATCTCGGGGCTTTACGTCAAAAGGGAGGCAGTGCTCTGCAAACGGATGGTCTGAACGACTGGCCTGATCTCGTGATGATTGATGGTGGTAAAGGTCAGCTTTCTGCTGTCATGGAGGCTCTCCGAGAACTGAATCTCCATGACGATTTGAATGTGTGCTCCCTTGCAAAGCAGAGGGAAGAGGTGTTCCTCCCTGGAGAAAGTCAACCGCTTGAGAGTGAAGCCGATCAGCTGGGAGTTGCGTTGCTTCGTCGACTCCGGGATGAGGCCCACCGTTTTGCTGTGAGCTTTCATCGGCAACAGCGAGGCGAACGGATGAAGCGCTCTCGCTTATCGGACATTCCTGGATTGGGCGCCAAGCGTGTGCGCGATTTGTTGTCCCACTTTCATTCGATCGACGCCATACAACTGGCATCCGTCGACACCCTCGCGAAAGCGCCTGGTGTGGGTCCAGTCTTGGCTCAAGATATTTTTAACTTCTTCCACCCCACGAACGAGAACAACGATTCGCTCCCCTCTCACCTAGAAGAACATCAACTGGAGCACTCCGCATGA
- the coaD gene encoding pantetheine-phosphate adenylyltransferase, which translates to MRALYPGSFDPLTNGHMDLIERASLLFGEVIVAVLGNPSKKPAFSVDQRIMQIRSSTDHLKGVEVISFDGLTVNCAKDHRADLILRGLRAMSDFEYELQLAHTNRSLDDTLETVFMATSTRHSFLSSSVVKEVARFGGAIDHMVPKEVALDLNRLFNSTFLPH; encoded by the coding sequence ATGCGGGCGCTCTATCCCGGCAGCTTCGATCCCCTTACGAATGGTCATATGGACCTGATCGAACGGGCTTCCCTCCTATTCGGCGAGGTGATTGTTGCCGTCCTGGGCAATCCGAGCAAAAAGCCAGCCTTCAGCGTGGACCAACGAATCATGCAAATCCGATCATCGACGGATCACCTCAAGGGCGTTGAAGTGATCAGCTTTGACGGACTCACGGTGAATTGCGCCAAAGACCACAGAGCCGATCTGATTCTGCGGGGATTACGCGCCATGAGCGACTTCGAATACGAGCTTCAGCTCGCCCACACCAACCGCTCCCTCGACGACACCCTGGAGACAGTTTTTATGGCAACGTCCACCCGGCACAGCTTCCTCAGCAGCTCCGTTGTCAAAGAGGTGGCGCGATTCGGAGGCGCAATTGACCACATGGTGCCCAAAGAGGTGGCGCTCGACCTCAACAGGCTCTTTAATTCAACTTTCTTACCCCACTGA
- a CDS encoding DUF4330 domain-containing protein, whose product MTRLNWLRNLSPIDGAAAVIACLALVGVVWSPKLNQAIAKATGAMQPVGVSVDIRQLQLAQPELLLQSIRDEGNVDIVIRNQPAGRVELLDVVNVTPPLMAVHPDGRILEAEIANQTQGLHLRFLLKAEAEADASGVVFGGTKLKIGVPVDVQGRLYRFRGVVSGITLP is encoded by the coding sequence ATGACTCGCCTCAACTGGCTTCGCAACCTGTCGCCCATCGATGGTGCAGCGGCAGTGATTGCTTGCCTGGCTCTCGTGGGTGTGGTGTGGTCTCCAAAGTTGAATCAGGCCATCGCCAAGGCAACAGGGGCGATGCAACCGGTTGGGGTCAGTGTGGATATTCGGCAATTGCAATTGGCTCAGCCCGAACTCTTGCTGCAGTCGATTCGCGATGAAGGGAATGTCGATATCGTGATTCGCAACCAACCGGCGGGTCGTGTTGAACTTCTCGACGTTGTGAATGTCACCCCGCCATTGATGGCTGTCCACCCGGATGGTCGAATTCTGGAAGCCGAGATTGCTAATCAAACCCAAGGGCTTCATCTGCGTTTTTTATTGAAGGCAGAGGCTGAAGCTGATGCGTCGGGTGTTGTTTTTGGTGGCACCAAGCTCAAAATTGGCGTGCCAGTGGATGTGCAAGGACGGCTCTATCGCTTCCGTGGCGTGGTCAGCGGGATCACGCTTCCGTGA
- the hemJ gene encoding protoporphyrinogen oxidase HemJ, with translation MTLPPEAYLWFKTLHIVGVVVWFAGLFYLVRLFIYHVETAELEPALQQPFRDQYTLMEKRLANIITTPGMVVAVTMAIGLLVAQPSWLQQTWMHAKLGFVAALLGYHFFCYRLMGQLHAGSCQWSGKQLRALNELPTLLLVIVVMLVVFKSQFPTGAATWFIVALVVFMAASIQFYARWRRLRAEAETEL, from the coding sequence ATGACGCTTCCTCCTGAGGCTTACCTCTGGTTCAAAACACTCCACATCGTTGGCGTGGTGGTTTGGTTTGCAGGCCTGTTTTATTTGGTGCGCCTGTTCATCTATCACGTTGAAACGGCAGAGCTGGAGCCCGCTCTGCAACAGCCGTTTCGTGATCAGTACACCCTGATGGAAAAACGTCTGGCCAACATCATCACCACCCCTGGGATGGTCGTTGCTGTGACGATGGCCATCGGGCTTTTGGTGGCCCAGCCGAGTTGGCTCCAGCAGACGTGGATGCACGCCAAACTTGGTTTTGTGGCGGCCCTATTGGGATATCACTTTTTCTGTTATCGACTGATGGGACAGCTGCACGCTGGCAGCTGTCAATGGTCTGGAAAGCAGCTGCGTGCACTGAATGAGCTCCCCACATTGCTGCTGGTGATTGTGGTGATGTTGGTGGTCTTTAAGTCGCAGTTCCCAACGGGTGCTGCCACTTGGTTCATCGTTGCCCTTGTGGTGTTTATGGCAGCGTCCATTCAGTTCTATGCCCGCTGGCGACGTCTGCGGGCTGAGGCAGAGACGGAGCTTTGA
- a CDS encoding flavin reductase family protein, which produces MSLDTDAKKVLLRKIPHGLFICGVRDGDDVNGFTASWVTQGSFEPPLVVMGVRADGSSHAIIEATKRFSLNVLRADQKDLAAVFFKPQKGLGGRFDAAPFTEGELGLPLLDDAIGGVECELVGSLKHGDHTVFVGAVKSARLIADGEALNLASTGWNYGG; this is translated from the coding sequence ATGAGCCTCGATACCGACGCCAAGAAAGTTCTGCTTCGTAAAATCCCCCATGGACTGTTTATTTGTGGCGTGCGGGATGGTGATGACGTGAATGGCTTTACAGCCAGTTGGGTCACCCAGGGTTCATTCGAGCCACCTTTGGTGGTGATGGGTGTTCGGGCCGATGGCAGCAGCCACGCCATTATTGAGGCCACCAAGCGCTTCTCGCTCAACGTCTTAAGGGCCGACCAGAAGGATTTGGCTGCGGTGTTCTTTAAGCCTCAGAAAGGCTTGGGCGGTCGTTTTGACGCTGCGCCCTTCACCGAAGGTGAACTCGGACTTCCTTTGCTCGACGATGCAATCGGCGGCGTTGAATGTGAGCTAGTTGGCTCGCTTAAGCACGGTGATCACACCGTTTTTGTGGGTGCGGTGAAGTCGGCCCGTTTGATTGCAGACGGTGAGGCCCTCAACTTGGCTTCAACGGGGTGGAACTACGGCGGCTGA